In the Raineyella fluvialis genome, CCAGGTCCGCAAGCCGCCGGCCGATCTGCGGTTCCGCGGCCTGACGGGCACGCCCTCGGCACGGATGCGTACGCCCGGGCCGCTGCTCGTCGCGACCGAGGTGGCGATCCCGGGCCGCCTGGCGCCGACTTCCGTCGCGCTCGGCGCTGACACCCGACTACTGGTCACCGGCCCGAACGGCTGCGGCAAGTCGACACTGCTCTCGCTCCTCGCTGGTCGGCTCGAGGCGGCCACTGGGACACTCACCCGTCTCGGCCGGCTGTCGGTCGGGATGCTCGGACAGGACGTCGCGGCCCGCGAGCCGTCCCGTACGGTCGCCGACACCTATCGGGACGCCGTCGGGGTCGAGCGCGCGGAGCGTACGCCACTGAGCCGTTTCGGCCTGGTGGCGGGCCGGGACGAGGAGCGGCCGGTGGGCAGCCTCAGCGTGGGCCAGCGACGGCGGCTGGACCTCGCAATCCTGCTCGCCCAGCCCCCGACGTGCTCCTGCTCGACGAACCGACGAACCACTTCTCGCTGCTGCTGGCAACGCAACTGGAGGCGGCGATCCCGGACTACCCGGGGGCGGTGGTGGTGGCGAGCCACGACCGCAGGCTACGGGCGACGTGGACGGGAGAGGAGCTGGCACTCAGTGCCTAGACGGTCCGGGAGGTGCCCCCACTGTCCCCGGAACACCGACCCCACCCCGGGTCGGAGGCCGCCTCGGCCGTAGGTTGGTGGAAACATGGCTGTCGCACCACGGCAGTGACCCTGCCACCCCTCGACCGAAGGACCAGCACTGTGGGCCAGAACACCACCCTCGCGATCACGCTGGTCGTCTTCGGTTCGTTCTGCTACGCCCTGTCGGCCTCGTTCCAGCACCGGGCGATCAAGCGTAAGGTCCGGCGCAACGAGGAGAAGGCGCCCCTCGGCTTCCGAGCCTTCCTCAGCACGATCCGCTCGCGGCGCTGGCTCGCGGGGGCAGGCCTCCTCGGGGTCTCCGCCCTCCTGCAGGTGATCGCCCTCTCGATGGCTCCGGTGAGCGTCGTCCAGCCCGTCGGGCTGCTCGCGTTCCCGTGGTCGATCCTCATCCAGGCGCGGCTGCACCGGCAACGGATCCGTCGCCGGGTCGGGCTGGCGGTGCTCCTCACCGTGGGCGCCACGGCCGCGTTCACGGTGCTCAGCGCCCTGCACGCCGTCCCCCAGTCGGACCTCAACGGGGTGCGGGTGGCGGTCGGTGCGGCGGTGGTCTACCTGCTCACGCTGGCCTTCGGCCTGCTCGGCGCCCGAGGTCCGAAGCACTGGCGGTGTCTGCTCTGGTCCTCCGGCGGCGCAATGCTGTACGGGCTCGAGGCGGCCCTGGTGAAGTCGCTGATCGACTTCATCCGCCACACGCAGTGGTGGCACTCACCCCTGCTGATCGGGATCCTGGCGGCGCTGGTGATCGGCAGTTCGACGGCGGGCTGGATGATCCAGCAGGGCTTCGCCACCGGACCGAGCGAGATCGTGGTCGGGTCGACGACCATCACCAGCCCGGTGATCGCCGTGACGTACGGCATCGCCGTCCTCGGTGAGGGCCGGCTGCTGGACAACCTCACCGGTGGCCTGATGGCGCTCTTCGCGGCCCTGGCGGTCGCCGGCGTGGTGGTGCTGACCCGGCTCGACAAGTCCTGGGACGAACGCCCCCTGCTGCACTGAGGGCTCGTCCCTTGCGGACCTGCCGAACCGGGTCCCGCGACGATCAGTTGAAGTGGTACAGCCGCTGCGCCAGGCGATAGCCGAAGAGCGACAGCCGTCGCCCAAAGGGTCCCGCGAGGTTGGTGCCGAGGACCACGGAGTGCCGCCCGAGACGGGCGCGGAGGTTCGGGTCGACGGAGTCGATGTGCTCCCACATCGCCCGGCGCATGACCAGCCCGTCGCCCCCCTTGATCACCGAGAAGATCGACGACGCCGCCACGATCAGGGCCAGGTAGTTCTCCATGTACCGGGCCAGCTTCGGGTTCGGGATGTCGTCGGGAAGCTTGTGCGCCTCCACCATCACCGCGGTGATCCGCATCTGCTGGTCGAGCCGGCCGACCATGATCGGCTCGTTGACCGACTGGTCGTCGCGGCCGATGAAGTAGTGGTAGAGATCGACCGGAAGGTAGTACAGCGTCTTCACCAGCGGCAGCGGCACGTAGACGAAGATGTTGTCGACGTAGAAGGTGTGCTCGGGAAGCTTCAGCCCGCTGTCACGCAGGACCTGCGTACGGTACGTCGCGGCGTGCATGAGGATGTTCTGCCCGCGCCCGAAGAGGCGGGTGCGGTCCCAGGTGATCTGCTTGTTCGTCGGCAACGGCCCGCGGTAGCGGATCACCCGGCGGTTACCGGTGGCGACGTGCTCGTAGACGTAGTTGGTGACGATGAGGTCCGCCGGGTTGTCCGAGGCGATGAAGCCGCGGAGCTTGGTGAGCAGCAGCCCCAGCGCGTCCTTGTCGAGCCAGTCGTCGGAGTCGACGACCCGGAAGTAGTGCCCGGTGGCCGCCGCGAGGCCGGCGTTGACCGCACCGCCATGGCCCTTGTTGGGCTGGTGGACGACCTTGATGGTGTCGGGGTGGCGCCGGGCCCACTCGTCGGCCTTGGCCGCGGTGTCGTCCTTCGTCGACCCGTCGTCGACGATGATGATCTCCAGGTCCTTCGCACCGACCAGCATGGACTCGACGCAGTGGTCCATGTAGTCGGCGGAGTTGTAGCAGGGGATCGCGATGGTGAGCGTCGGACGATGCTCGGCGGTCATTCAGTCCTCCTCGGGGCTGGTCGTGGTGGCCGGTGCGTCGGCGAGCAGCCGGTCGGACAGTTCCAGGGCGTTGGCCACGGTCGCGTCCATGTTGTAGTAGCGGTACTCGGCGAGCCGCCCGATCGGGTGGAAGTCGGCGAACTCCCGGGTCAGTGCCACGTACTTGCCGTGCAGCGCGAGGTGCTCCTCGTCGAGGACCGGGTAGTACGGATCCATGCCCGCGTCCGGCTCGTACGGCTTGGAGTACTCCCGCACGATCGTGGTGACCCCGGGCAGCTCCTGGCGGGTGAGGTACTTGAACTCGGTGATCCGGGTGAAGTCCTCGGAGACCGTGTAGTTGATGGTGCCGCGCTGCTGGAAGTAGTCCTGCGGGTAGGTCTCGAAGACGAAGTCGAGCGAGCGGTACGGCAGGCGGCCGAAGCGGCAGTCGAAGAGTTCGTCGAGCGGGCCGGTGTAGATGACGGTGCCGCCGAAGGTC is a window encoding:
- a CDS encoding EamA/RhaT family transporter; this encodes MGQNTTLAITLVVFGSFCYALSASFQHRAIKRKVRRNEEKAPLGFRAFLSTIRSRRWLAGAGLLGVSALLQVIALSMAPVSVVQPVGLLAFPWSILIQARLHRQRIRRRVGLAVLLTVGATAAFTVLSALHAVPQSDLNGVRVAVGAAVVYLLTLAFGLLGARGPKHWRCLLWSSGGAMLYGLEAALVKSLIDFIRHTQWWHSPLLIGILAALVIGSSTAGWMIQQGFATGPSEIVVGSTTITSPVIAVTYGIAVLGEGRLLDNLTGGLMALFAALAVAGVVVLTRLDKSWDERPLLH
- a CDS encoding glycosyltransferase family 2 protein → MTAEHRPTLTIAIPCYNSADYMDHCVESMLVGAKDLEIIIVDDGSTKDDTAAKADEWARRHPDTIKVVHQPNKGHGGAVNAGLAAATGHYFRVVDSDDWLDKDALGLLLTKLRGFIASDNPADLIVTNYVYEHVATGNRRVIRYRGPLPTNKQITWDRTRLFGRGQNILMHAATYRTQVLRDSGLKLPEHTFYVDNIFVYVPLPLVKTLYYLPVDLYHYFIGRDDQSVNEPIMVGRLDQQMRITAVMVEAHKLPDDIPNPKLARYMENYLALIVAASSIFSVIKGGDGLVMRRAMWEHIDSVDPNLRARLGRHSVVLGTNLAGPFGRRLSLFGYRLAQRLYHFN